The following are encoded together in the Frankiaceae bacterium genome:
- a CDS encoding ATP-binding cassette domain-containing protein, which translates to MTETLAVEAAQLVKKYTGRGGSDVEAVRGVDLAVRAGEVFGFLGPNGAGKSTTVRMLTTLMSITSGTARVAGIDVAAEPDAARRKIGVALQEAGLDERQTGRELLVLQGRLFALSPAAAAKRAEELIDLVDLADAADRRIKSYSGGMKRRLDLASSLVHEPEVLFLDEPTTGLDPASRLTVWDEVRRINERGTTVFLTTQYLEEADQLCDRLAIIDEGLIVREGTPASLKAELRKRRGMTSDPTLDEVFLDATGRSRDRAAGEVQEVSA; encoded by the coding sequence ATGACGGAGACACTCGCGGTCGAGGCCGCGCAGCTGGTGAAGAAGTACACGGGCCGAGGGGGGTCCGACGTCGAGGCCGTGCGCGGCGTCGACCTCGCCGTGCGCGCGGGCGAGGTGTTCGGCTTCCTGGGGCCCAACGGCGCCGGCAAGTCCACGACCGTACGCATGCTGACCACGCTCATGTCCATCACGTCCGGCACCGCGCGGGTGGCGGGGATCGACGTGGCGGCCGAGCCCGACGCGGCACGCCGCAAGATCGGCGTGGCGCTGCAGGAGGCGGGGCTCGACGAGCGGCAGACAGGCCGCGAGCTGCTCGTGCTCCAGGGGCGCCTCTTCGCGCTGTCGCCGGCTGCTGCGGCGAAGCGTGCCGAGGAGCTCATCGACCTCGTCGACCTCGCCGACGCGGCGGACCGTCGTATCAAGAGCTACTCAGGAGGCATGAAGCGGCGTCTCGACCTCGCGTCGTCGCTGGTGCACGAGCCGGAGGTGCTGTTCCTCGACGAGCCGACGACGGGCCTCGACCCTGCGTCGCGGCTGACCGTGTGGGACGAGGTGCGCCGCATCAACGAGCGCGGCACCACCGTCTTCCTCACGACGCAGTACCTCGAGGAGGCCGACCAGCTCTGCGACCGGCTCGCGATCATCGACGAGGGGCTGATCGTCCGCGAGGGCACGCCCGCGTCGCTCAAGGCGGAGTTACGCAAACGCCGCGGCATGACGTCCGACCCCACGCTCGACGAGGTGTTCCTCGACGCGACCGGGCGCAGCCGCGACCGCGCCGCCGGCGAGGTCCAGGAGGTGTCCGCATGA
- a CDS encoding DUF2855 family protein produces the protein MTSWTLSVARDDLTRTQLAEAPTPQPEQGEAVLRVDRVGMTANNVTYAVLGGKPFRYWDFFPAPEGWGNVPLWGFAEVAASRAEGVSEGDRVYGYLPPAGHLRVTPSRASAGGFRDATEHRASLPGTYNVYSLTTGDPAYEPEREDLQVLYRPLFYTSFMLADWVTDNALFGADQVVLSSASSKTAYGAAFLLREAGVRTVGLTSPANTQFTEGLGVYDEVVAYDAVPRLAQQPTTYLDVAGSADVRAALRDHLGAALVRDTPVGITQQDPTSLGGDALFFAPDQIAKRAVDWGREGLYERFAAAWRSFAPMAERSVDVVVHEGPEALRDVWLDVLAGRTAPREGHVVTF, from the coding sequence ATGACGTCCTGGACGCTCTCCGTCGCGCGCGACGACCTGACCCGTACGCAGCTCGCCGAGGCGCCGACCCCGCAGCCAGAGCAAGGCGAGGCCGTGCTACGCGTCGACCGCGTCGGCATGACCGCGAACAACGTGACGTACGCCGTCCTCGGCGGCAAGCCGTTCCGCTACTGGGACTTCTTCCCCGCCCCCGAGGGCTGGGGCAACGTCCCCCTCTGGGGCTTCGCCGAGGTCGCGGCGTCCCGCGCCGAGGGCGTCTCGGAAGGCGACCGCGTCTACGGCTACCTGCCGCCCGCAGGCCACCTGCGCGTCACGCCGAGCCGCGCGAGCGCGGGAGGGTTCCGAGACGCGACCGAGCATCGGGCGAGCCTGCCGGGGACGTACAACGTCTACTCGCTCACCACCGGCGACCCGGCGTACGAGCCGGAGCGTGAGGACCTGCAGGTGCTGTACCGGCCGCTGTTCTACACGTCGTTCATGCTCGCCGACTGGGTCACCGACAACGCGCTCTTCGGCGCGGACCAGGTGGTGCTGTCGTCGGCGAGCAGCAAGACGGCGTACGGCGCGGCGTTCCTCCTCCGCGAGGCCGGCGTGCGCACGGTCGGGCTCACGTCACCCGCCAATACACAGTTCACGGAGGGCCTCGGCGTCTACGACGAGGTCGTCGCGTACGACGCCGTGCCCCGCCTCGCACAGCAGCCCACCACGTACCTCGACGTCGCCGGCAGCGCCGACGTCCGCGCCGCTCTGCGCGATCACCTCGGCGCGGCGCTCGTCCGCGACACCCCCGTCGGGATCACCCAGCAGGACCCGACGTCGCTGGGCGGCGACGCGCTGTTCTTCGCGCCCGACCAGATCGCGAAGCGTGCCGTCGACTGGGGCCGGGAGGGCCTGTACGAGCGCTTCGCCGCGGCCTGGCGGTCGTTCGCGCCGATGGCCGAGAGGTCGGTGGACGTCGTCGTCCACGAGGGCCCCGAAGCCCTGCGGGACGTCTGGTTGGATGTCCTCGCCGGCCGTACGGCGCCGCGGGAAGGGCATGTGGTGACGTTCTGA
- a CDS encoding DUF1543 domain-containing protein, whose amino-acid sequence MDLYVVYLGGHLAPGRLGEDHEVVLVAAESVADARKAAKTKWGGTDRAHIDAVARVGVVDGYRVTLTETGEPDSMETDDTYVP is encoded by the coding sequence ATGGACCTGTACGTCGTCTACCTCGGCGGGCACCTCGCGCCCGGCCGCCTGGGCGAGGACCACGAGGTCGTGCTCGTCGCGGCCGAGTCGGTCGCCGACGCGCGCAAGGCCGCGAAGACGAAGTGGGGCGGCACCGACCGCGCGCACATCGACGCCGTCGCGCGCGTCGGCGTCGTGGACGGCTACCGCGTCACGCTGACCGAGACCGGCGAGCCGGACTCGATGGAGACCGACGACACCTACGTGCCGTAG